From Haloglomus litoreum, the proteins below share one genomic window:
- a CDS encoding DUF5813 family protein — MPDELPAAAARAFDGHDAYERAAGGPAFVLTTTKFDATVTARDEGEPEWKLTYELEVRAPMLSAVTADEVGPALEEGWFDTLALRLEDAPGVVRDSVDADLAVAEEAGDAVATYRFQFGDADRAAAIAKAFAEYVEGTYMEGIVPGYDYQPPVSEMLASARGAGGDEESGDPMPL, encoded by the coding sequence ATGCCAGACGAGTTACCGGCCGCGGCGGCCCGTGCGTTCGACGGCCACGACGCCTACGAGCGGGCGGCGGGCGGGCCGGCGTTCGTGCTGACGACCACGAAGTTCGACGCGACCGTCACGGCCCGCGACGAGGGCGAGCCCGAGTGGAAGCTGACCTACGAGCTGGAGGTCAGGGCGCCGATGCTGTCGGCCGTGACTGCCGACGAGGTCGGCCCCGCTCTCGAGGAGGGCTGGTTCGACACGCTCGCGCTCCGCCTGGAGGACGCCCCCGGCGTCGTGCGCGATTCGGTGGACGCCGACCTGGCGGTGGCCGAGGAGGCCGGCGACGCCGTCGCGACCTACCGCTTCCAGTTCGGTGACGCCGACCGCGCGGCCGCCATCGCGAAGGCGTTCGCCGAGTACGTCGAGGGGACCTACATGGAAGGTATCGTCCCGGGCTACGACTACCAGCCGCCGGTGTCCGAGATGCTGGCGTCGGCCCGCGGGGCCGGCGGGGACGAGGAATCCGGCGACCCGATGCCGTTATAA
- a CDS encoding ATP-binding protein: MSDVPERITVGEGVSLPVMDVLAGRGFVTGKSGSGKSNTASVLLEELLDLGLPVAVIDTDGEYYGLKEEYEVLHVGADDRCDLQVGPGHADRLATLALEEGVPVIVDVSGYLREDDAREVVASFVRALFRAERDARTPFLLLVEEVHEFIPQDGGLDEAGEALVRVAKRGRKRGLGMVGLSQRPAAVDKDVITQCDWLVWHRLTWENDTRVVKSLLGSEAAEAVRDLDAGEALLQADWEEGVRWVRFRRKRTFDAGATPGLEDIERPDLKSVDEALIAELADVDDAAAGSAADVEELREQLATKEARIEELEARLVELEGEDADSGAADASGENETTPDGPTEDPLWEAGRLLVHLARGGGRRAAGVARRVARALTLPRPGGGSQQGNGPSTAAPTAPPTAGSDAVDATDVGAADSAPGTTMDGDPAMHYPTLDDEVGEGERSA, encoded by the coding sequence ATGAGCGACGTGCCCGAACGGATCACCGTCGGCGAGGGCGTCTCGCTGCCGGTGATGGACGTGCTCGCGGGGCGGGGGTTCGTCACGGGCAAGTCGGGGTCGGGGAAGTCGAACACGGCGAGCGTGCTGCTGGAGGAACTGCTGGACCTCGGGCTGCCGGTCGCCGTCATCGACACGGACGGGGAGTACTACGGGCTGAAGGAGGAGTACGAGGTCCTCCACGTCGGCGCGGACGACCGGTGTGACCTGCAGGTCGGGCCGGGCCACGCCGACCGGCTGGCGACGCTCGCCCTGGAGGAGGGCGTCCCGGTCATCGTCGACGTGTCGGGCTACCTCCGGGAGGACGACGCCCGCGAGGTCGTCGCGAGCTTCGTCCGGGCGCTGTTCCGGGCCGAGCGCGACGCCCGCACCCCCTTCCTCCTCCTCGTCGAGGAGGTCCACGAGTTCATCCCGCAGGACGGCGGCCTGGACGAGGCCGGGGAGGCCCTGGTCCGGGTCGCCAAACGCGGGCGCAAGCGGGGCCTCGGGATGGTGGGGCTCTCCCAGCGCCCCGCCGCCGTCGACAAGGACGTCATCACGCAGTGCGACTGGCTCGTCTGGCACCGTCTCACCTGGGAGAACGATACCCGGGTCGTGAAGTCGCTCCTCGGGAGCGAGGCGGCCGAGGCCGTGCGCGACCTCGACGCGGGCGAGGCGCTCCTGCAGGCCGACTGGGAAGAGGGGGTCCGGTGGGTCCGCTTCCGGCGCAAGCGGACCTTCGACGCCGGCGCCACCCCTGGCCTGGAGGACATCGAGCGCCCGGACCTGAAGAGCGTCGACGAGGCGCTCATCGCCGAACTCGCCGACGTGGACGACGCGGCCGCCGGGAGCGCCGCCGATGTCGAGGAACTCCGCGAGCAACTCGCCACGAAGGAGGCCCGCATCGAGGAGCTGGAGGCCCGGCTCGTCGAACTCGAGGGGGAAGACGCCGACTCGGGGGCGGCGGACGCGTCGGGCGAGAACGAGACCACCCCCGACGGGCCGACGGAGGACCCGCTCTGGGAGGCCGGGCGCTTGCTCGTGCATCTCGCGCGGGGCGGTGGACGCCGGGCGGCCGGCGTCGCACGGCGTGTCGCCCGTGCTCTCACGCTCCCCCGACCGGGCGGCGGCTCCCAGCAGGGGAACGGCCCTTCGACGGCAGCTCCGACGGCCCCCCCGACAGCCGGCAGTGACGCCGTCGATGCCACCGATGTCGGCGCCGCCGATTCCGCCCCGGGTACCACGATGGACGGTGACCCGGCGATGCACTACCCCACGCTCGACGACGAGGTCGGCGAGGGCGAACGCTCGGCGTAG
- a CDS encoding M20 family metallopeptidase yields MSASPGFDPLAFHERAVRTESHESADAMRELLVATLADAGADPHVDDAGNTLAVREGDGEGPHLVLNTHIDTVPPHVPFETAEDGAVVRGRGACDAKGPLAALVDAFLAAPVDSGRLTLAITPDEETTSAGAAALAFGDDPLRADGYIVGEPTGLDVCAAAKGRFEGTLTVTGEAAHAAEPESGTNALRALAPLLEALDTFDRERGPGTDPQLGAPTLTATTVEGGEAINQLPAEVRVGIDRRSVPPETADGFERALNEHLRAAESHGAGVAFALTERATPFLEAFATDPDEALVEAMVAASGGEVRPFGAATEASYFAADAPTVVFGPGVLADEAGAVAHAEREYVRREEVTAAADAVREAVASLLG; encoded by the coding sequence GTGAGCGCGTCCCCCGGCTTCGACCCGCTCGCCTTCCACGAGCGCGCCGTCCGGACCGAGTCCCACGAGTCCGCCGACGCGATGCGCGAGTTGCTGGTCGCGACGCTGGCCGACGCCGGTGCCGACCCCCACGTCGACGACGCGGGCAACACCCTCGCCGTCCGCGAGGGCGACGGCGAGGGGCCACATCTCGTCCTGAACACGCACATCGACACGGTGCCGCCACACGTCCCGTTCGAGACGGCCGAGGACGGCGCGGTCGTCCGGGGGCGGGGCGCATGCGACGCGAAGGGGCCGCTGGCGGCGCTCGTCGACGCCTTCCTCGCTGCACCCGTCGACAGCGGCCGGCTGACGCTGGCCATCACGCCCGACGAGGAGACAACCTCCGCCGGGGCCGCGGCGCTGGCGTTCGGCGACGACCCGCTCCGGGCCGACGGCTACATCGTCGGGGAGCCGACCGGGCTCGACGTCTGCGCGGCTGCCAAGGGCCGGTTCGAGGGGACGCTCACGGTGACCGGCGAGGCCGCACACGCCGCCGAACCCGAGTCCGGGACGAACGCGCTCCGGGCGCTCGCACCGCTGCTGGAGGCGCTCGACACCTTCGACAGGGAACGCGGCCCGGGGACGGACCCACAGCTCGGCGCACCGACGCTGACCGCGACGACGGTCGAGGGTGGCGAGGCCATCAACCAGCTCCCGGCCGAGGTCCGGGTCGGCATCGACCGCCGGAGCGTGCCGCCGGAGACGGCCGACGGCTTCGAGCGGGCGCTGAACGAGCACCTCAGGGCGGCCGAGTCACACGGTGCGGGCGTCGCGTTCGCGCTGACCGAGCGCGCGACGCCGTTCCTGGAGGCGTTCGCGACCGACCCGGACGAGGCGCTGGTCGAGGCGATGGTGGCGGCGTCGGGTGGCGAGGTCCGACCGTTCGGCGCCGCCACGGAGGCCTCCTACTTCGCGGCCGACGCGCCGACGGTCGTGTTCGGCCCGGGCGTGCTGGCGGACGAGGCGGGAGCGGTCGCACACGCCGAGCGGGAGTACGTCCGCCGCGAGGAGGTCACCGCGGCGGCCGACGCCGTCCGCGAGGCGGTCGCGTCGCTACTGGGGTAG
- the dapF gene encoding diaminopimelate epimerase, which yields MVHIQKYHGTGNDFVIVDAAERVGDRRAFARVLCDRTTGISHPDTHRVGADGVLFLHLETEYASPRVVMTLVQPDGSVAAMCGNGARCAARWAAERTGSDEVMIDTQSGTRRAVVARTEPDDGNRGHGDDRGFGDEVTIEMGRPRFLPEAVPVRTAEPLVEEHVEGLTVTAVNTGVPHAVAFVDDVDDVDLEAVAPAVRHADVFPEGANVTVASRTESDDGPAFRQRTYERGVEGETDSCGTGAVAIAAVAHRLGRLGTGETVRVTPPGGDLFVTVTDDDALLRGPAVLEFEAEVPEPGVGPDAETDVDLTDVGTNAGD from the coding sequence ATGGTACACATCCAGAAATACCACGGCACGGGCAACGACTTCGTCATCGTGGACGCCGCCGAACGGGTCGGCGACCGGCGGGCGTTCGCGCGAGTACTCTGCGACCGAACGACGGGTATCAGCCATCCCGATACCCACCGGGTCGGCGCGGACGGCGTCCTCTTCCTCCATCTCGAGACGGAGTACGCCTCCCCGCGCGTCGTGATGACGCTCGTCCAGCCGGACGGCTCGGTCGCGGCCATGTGCGGCAACGGCGCGCGCTGTGCGGCCCGGTGGGCCGCCGAGCGAACCGGCAGCGACGAGGTCATGATCGACACCCAGTCCGGGACCCGCCGCGCGGTGGTGGCGCGGACGGAGCCCGACGACGGCAACCGCGGTCACGGCGACGACCGTGGCTTCGGCGACGAGGTCACCATCGAGATGGGGCGCCCGCGCTTTCTCCCCGAGGCAGTCCCGGTCCGGACGGCCGAGCCGCTCGTCGAGGAACACGTCGAGGGCCTCACCGTCACGGCCGTCAACACGGGCGTCCCCCACGCCGTCGCGTTCGTCGACGATGTCGACGACGTGGACCTCGAGGCGGTCGCACCCGCGGTCCGCCACGCCGACGTGTTCCCCGAGGGCGCCAACGTCACCGTCGCGTCCCGGACGGAGAGCGACGACGGCCCGGCCTTCCGCCAGCGCACCTACGAGCGCGGCGTCGAGGGCGAGACCGATTCCTGCGGGACCGGCGCGGTCGCCATCGCGGCGGTCGCCCACCGCCTGGGTCGCCTCGGGACCGGCGAGACGGTCCGCGTGACGCCGCCGGGCGGCGACCTGTTCGTCACCGTGACCGACGACGACGCACTCCTCCGCGGTCCCGCGGTCCTCGAGTTCGAGGCGGAGGTGCCCGAGCCGGGCGTGGGCCCCGACGCCGAGACGGACGTCGACCTGACCGACGTCGGCACCAACGCGGGCGACTGA
- the lysA gene encoding diaminopimelate decarboxylase — protein sequence MPDGEGWPASTDNPAVRRLSDWPAEPLRDLADEFETPLYVEDLDRVKANASRLRSAFPDADLSYAVKANTTRPVLETLANRGVGAECAAAGEVQRSLAAGFPASRVRYTAVNPPPRDLDYVCGLDAADEMVLTVGAMDTLNRVAEREFEGRLCVRVNPGVGAGHHAKVSTGAEPKFGVPYDRTAEVVERALEHGFEVVGLHAHAGSGISGDDLSAHRELVRRMGALAGDVDESLDFVAVGGGFGVPYREDEPPLDLDAVAEATREAYGEGWRDSVAGGDGSAPEPPQLAIEPGRYFVADAGVLLTTVNTVKPTPETTVVGVDAGMTTLVRPAMYDAYHEIRSLEPDVPRRDTVGCDVSGPVCETADVLARNRPLPDPSRGDLLAIGNTGAYGYEMASNYNSRPRPPVVAVEHGEPRLAARRETLAELTRLESEAEDS from the coding sequence ATGCCTGACGGCGAGGGCTGGCCCGCCTCGACGGATAATCCGGCCGTCCGGCGCCTGTCGGACTGGCCGGCCGAGCCGCTCCGGGACCTCGCCGACGAGTTCGAGACGCCGCTCTATGTCGAGGACCTCGACCGCGTGAAGGCCAACGCCTCGCGGTTGCGGTCGGCGTTCCCGGACGCGGACCTGAGCTACGCGGTGAAGGCCAACACCACGCGGCCGGTGCTCGAGACGCTCGCGAACCGCGGGGTCGGGGCCGAGTGTGCTGCGGCGGGTGAGGTGCAGCGGTCGCTGGCGGCCGGCTTCCCCGCGAGCCGGGTCCGGTACACCGCGGTCAACCCGCCGCCCCGGGACCTCGATTACGTCTGCGGGCTGGATGCCGCGGACGAGATGGTCCTGACCGTGGGCGCGATGGATACGCTGAACCGGGTCGCCGAGCGCGAGTTCGAGGGCCGGCTCTGCGTCCGCGTGAACCCGGGCGTGGGGGCGGGCCACCACGCGAAAGTCTCGACCGGCGCGGAGCCGAAGTTCGGCGTCCCCTACGACCGAACAGCGGAGGTCGTCGAGCGGGCGCTCGAGCACGGCTTCGAGGTCGTCGGGCTCCACGCCCACGCCGGCAGCGGCATCTCCGGCGACGACCTCTCGGCGCACCGCGAACTCGTCCGGCGGATGGGCGCGCTCGCGGGCGACGTGGACGAGTCGCTCGACTTCGTCGCCGTCGGCGGCGGCTTCGGCGTTCCCTATCGTGAGGACGAGCCACCACTCGACCTGGACGCCGTCGCCGAGGCGACGCGCGAGGCCTACGGCGAGGGGTGGCGGGATTCCGTGGCCGGCGGCGACGGGAGTGCCCCCGAACCGCCACAGCTCGCCATCGAGCCGGGTCGGTACTTCGTCGCGGACGCCGGCGTCCTCCTCACGACCGTCAACACCGTGAAGCCGACACCGGAGACCACCGTCGTCGGCGTCGACGCCGGGATGACCACGCTCGTCCGGCCGGCGATGTACGACGCCTACCACGAGATACGGAGCCTGGAGCCGGACGTCCCGCGGCGCGACACCGTCGGCTGTGACGTCTCCGGGCCGGTCTGCGAGACCGCAGACGTGCTCGCCCGGAACCGGCCGCTGCCGGACCCGTCGCGGGGCGACCTGCTCGCCATCGGGAACACCGGGGCGTACGGCTACGAGATGGCCAGCAACTACAACTCCCGGCCGCGACCTCCGGTGGTGGCCGTGGAACACGGCGAACCCCGGCTCGCGGCGCGGCGCGAGACGCTGGCGGAATTAACCCGGCTAGAATCAGAAGCGGAGGACTCTTGA
- a CDS encoding 2,3,4,5-tetrahydropyridine-2,6-dicarboxylate N-succinyltransferase codes for MSTLEADVTELAERYDAGNVDEVGTEELDTLEAFLDALDAGEIRAAEPGDDGWEANEWVKRGILLNFGLRDIQAYEHGGVTYHDVLPLRETGDLPERGTRNTPTGTVVRRGAYVGADAIMMSPAFVNIGAYVGDGTLVDSCDTVGSCAQIGHDVKLGANTLIGGVLEPVEAEPVVVEDGVSLGAGCRVTSGFEVGENSVVGENTLLTPRIPVYDLVEEEVIYGRLPPERRAFIRYVESSVGEHDLFDGGAYKPAVVATHVEESTLEATEREDALRDN; via the coding sequence ATGAGCACGCTGGAAGCGGACGTGACGGAACTGGCCGAGCGCTACGATGCTGGCAACGTCGACGAGGTCGGGACCGAGGAACTGGACACGCTGGAGGCCTTCCTCGACGCGCTCGATGCGGGCGAGATCCGCGCGGCCGAACCGGGCGACGACGGCTGGGAGGCGAACGAGTGGGTCAAGCGCGGCATCCTGCTCAACTTCGGCCTGCGCGACATCCAGGCCTACGAGCACGGCGGCGTCACCTACCACGACGTGCTGCCGCTGCGCGAGACCGGCGACCTCCCCGAACGCGGGACCCGGAACACCCCGACCGGCACCGTCGTCCGCCGGGGCGCCTACGTCGGTGCCGACGCCATCATGATGTCGCCCGCGTTCGTCAACATCGGCGCGTACGTCGGCGACGGGACGCTCGTCGACTCCTGTGACACGGTCGGCTCCTGTGCACAGATCGGCCACGACGTGAAACTCGGCGCGAACACGCTCATCGGCGGCGTCCTCGAACCCGTCGAGGCCGAGCCGGTCGTCGTCGAGGACGGTGTCTCGCTGGGCGCGGGCTGTCGGGTCACCTCCGGCTTCGAGGTCGGTGAGAACAGCGTCGTCGGCGAGAACACGCTGCTCACGCCGCGGATCCCGGTCTACGACCTCGTCGAGGAGGAGGTCATCTACGGCCGGCTGCCGCCGGAGCGGCGTGCGTTCATCCGCTACGTCGAGTCCAGCGTCGGCGAACACGACCTGTTCGACGGTGGCGCGTACAAGCCCGCCGTCGTGGCCACCCACGTCGAGGAGTCGACGCTGGAGGCGACCGAGCGGGAAGACGCACTGCGGGACAACTGA
- the dapB gene encoding 4-hydroxy-tetrahydrodipicolinate reductase translates to MRVVVTGATGRTGGEVAREVAERGHDLVPVSREPSGTIAGADLRPAEDLPALLDEAAASGDAVLVDFTVPVASAEYLSAAAAAGVPAVVGTTGFNSEGTAALREAADSVPVLKASNFARGVQALLNVVREAATALPDYDVELTETHHNGKRDAPSGTANTLLDELDDAREDALDRTYGREGEDPREPGQVGVHVRRAGTVRGEHEVMFADNDEVLSLTHRAESRGVFAAGAVDAAEWLAGREAGWYEFGDVIGDGGDDGV, encoded by the coding sequence ATGAGGGTCGTCGTCACCGGTGCGACCGGCCGGACCGGCGGCGAGGTCGCCCGCGAGGTCGCCGAGCGCGGCCACGACCTGGTGCCAGTCTCGCGCGAGCCCTCGGGCACCATCGCGGGAGCCGACCTGCGGCCGGCCGAGGACCTGCCCGCGCTCCTGGATGAGGCGGCGGCGAGCGGCGACGCCGTCCTCGTCGACTTCACGGTCCCTGTCGCCAGCGCGGAGTACCTCTCGGCGGCCGCCGCGGCGGGCGTCCCGGCGGTCGTCGGGACGACCGGCTTCAACAGCGAGGGGACCGCCGCGCTCCGCGAGGCCGCCGACTCCGTGCCCGTGCTGAAGGCCTCCAACTTCGCCAGGGGGGTGCAGGCGCTCCTGAACGTCGTTCGCGAGGCGGCGACCGCGCTCCCGGACTACGACGTGGAACTCACGGAGACCCACCACAACGGGAAGCGCGACGCGCCGAGCGGCACCGCGAACACGCTGCTCGACGAACTCGACGACGCGCGCGAGGACGCGCTCGACCGCACGTACGGCCGCGAGGGCGAGGACCCGCGCGAACCCGGTCAGGTGGGCGTCCACGTCCGCCGCGCGGGCACCGTCCGCGGGGAGCACGAGGTCATGTTCGCCGACAACGACGAGGTGCTGAGCCTCACCCACCGTGCCGAGTCCCGCGGCGTCTTCGCCGCCGGCGCCGTCGACGCCGCCGAGTGGCTCGCCGGGCGCGAGGCCGGCTGGTACGAGTTCGGGGACGTTATCGGGGACGGGGGTGACGACGGCGTATGA
- the dapA gene encoding 4-hydroxy-tetrahydrodipicolinate synthase, whose product MTHDTFDGVYPAMTTPFHEDESIDFETLRENARRLEEAGVDGVVPVGTTGESATMTHEEHIEVVEAVVDAVDDVPVIAGSGSNNTREALDLSRRAAAAGADALLLISPYYNIPEPAGMERHFRTVADEVDLPQIIYNVPGRTGRNIAVETAVNLAEHENVVGYKAASGDMGRICEVIERTRTENFTVLSGDDGMTLPVVATGGTGCISVAANVEPERTVEMVHAALADEMDRARELHYELGPLFRALFVETNPIPIKEAMEMRGHHPRTMRSPLSYLSEPNRDHLREVLADLEAAAADAEA is encoded by the coding sequence ATGACCCACGACACGTTCGACGGCGTCTACCCCGCGATGACGACGCCGTTCCACGAGGACGAGAGCATCGACTTCGAGACACTCCGCGAGAACGCCCGACGACTGGAGGAGGCGGGCGTCGACGGCGTCGTCCCGGTCGGGACGACCGGCGAGTCCGCGACGATGACCCACGAGGAGCACATCGAGGTCGTCGAGGCGGTCGTCGACGCCGTCGACGACGTGCCCGTCATCGCGGGCAGCGGCTCGAACAACACCCGCGAGGCGCTTGACCTCTCCCGGCGCGCCGCCGCCGCGGGCGCCGACGCGCTGCTGCTCATCTCGCCGTACTACAACATCCCCGAACCGGCCGGGATGGAGCGCCACTTCCGCACCGTCGCCGACGAGGTGGACCTCCCGCAGATCATCTACAACGTCCCCGGCCGGACCGGGCGCAACATCGCCGTCGAGACCGCGGTCAACCTCGCCGAGCACGAGAACGTCGTCGGCTACAAGGCCGCCAGCGGCGACATGGGCCGCATCTGCGAGGTCATCGAGCGCACGCGGACGGAGAACTTCACCGTCCTGTCGGGCGACGATGGGATGACCCTGCCCGTCGTCGCGACCGGCGGCACCGGCTGTATCAGCGTCGCCGCGAACGTCGAGCCCGAGCGCACGGTGGAGATGGTCCACGCCGCACTCGCCGACGAGATGGACCGCGCCCGCGAACTCCACTACGAACTGGGGCCGCTGTTCCGCGCGCTGTTCGTCGAGACCAACCCCATCCCCATCAAGGAGGCCATGGAGATGCGGGGCCACCACCCGCGGACGATGCGCTCGCCGCTGTCGTACCTGAGCGAGCCGAACCGCGACCACCTCCGCGAGGTGCTGGCCGACCTCGAAGCCGCCGCGGCCGACGCCGAAGCATGA
- a CDS encoding ATP phosphoribosyltransferase regulatory subunit has translation MTDLDTTEASEATHARGVRQTVETVTRRHGFRSVDTRTLAPASRYAAQDRDGLLRIVDPADVSADEEHEADSHVGSARDGERGGDATVLVPERTRTLARAVAREDTDGLGSSARWRATGPCWRAAGVRPDGRREFHRTAAIRVGSGGSSDAELLSLAGAVLAGCGLGPDDATVRVSHRGVLSAVFDAFGGEIETAAALSATATHDPGTEAYHDALVDAGMNYGQADTVSELLGLGAEDLDVLADLTGSDAVAASIEAFRTVIDAVDPDTADRVAVSLSDLPEQPYYTGPTFRVAAAGDDHPPVIRGGRIDGLVGAAGGDTLPAVGLEIDHPALAHLCSRAE, from the coding sequence ATGACCGACCTCGACACGACGGAGGCGAGCGAGGCGACGCACGCACGCGGCGTCCGGCAGACGGTGGAGACGGTGACGCGCCGGCACGGGTTCCGATCGGTCGACACCCGGACGCTGGCGCCCGCGAGCCGGTACGCCGCCCAGGACCGCGACGGGCTGCTCCGAATCGTGGACCCGGCGGACGTATCGGCCGACGAGGAGCACGAAGCCGACAGCCACGTGGGGAGCGCCCGCGACGGCGAACGCGGCGGGGACGCCACGGTACTGGTTCCGGAACGTACCAGGACCCTCGCCCGCGCGGTTGCGCGCGAAGACACGGACGGGTTGGGGTCGTCGGCCCGATGGCGGGCGACGGGGCCCTGCTGGCGTGCCGCCGGCGTCCGCCCGGACGGCCGCCGCGAGTTCCACCGCACGGCGGCCATCCGCGTCGGTTCGGGCGGCTCCTCCGACGCCGAGCTGCTGTCGCTCGCGGGGGCGGTACTCGCGGGATGCGGGCTGGGGCCGGACGATGCGACGGTACGCGTCTCGCACCGTGGGGTGCTCTCGGCGGTCTTCGACGCGTTCGGCGGCGAGATCGAGACGGCAGCCGCGCTGTCGGCCACGGCGACCCACGACCCCGGCACCGAGGCGTACCACGACGCGCTCGTCGATGCCGGCATGAACTACGGCCAGGCGGACACGGTCTCCGAACTACTGGGGCTCGGGGCAGAGGACCTGGACGTGCTGGCGGACCTGACCGGTTCCGACGCCGTCGCAGCGTCGATCGAGGCGTTCCGGACCGTCATCGACGCTGTCGACCCCGACACGGCCGATCGGGTCGCGGTGTCGCTATCCGACCTTCCGGAGCAACCGTACTACACCGGCCCCACGTTCCGAGTCGCCGCGGCTGGCGACGACCACCCGCCGGTCATCCGGGGCGGCCGGATCGACGGCCTCGTCGGGGCGGCCGGCGGTGATACACTCCCCGCCGTCGGGCTGGAGATCGACCATCCCGCGCTCGCGCACCTGTGCTCGCGGGCGGAGTAG
- a CDS encoding plastocyanin/azurin family copper-binding protein — translation MTTRRTLIRSLGAVTAVGLAGCTSGDGSDGDTGGDGGGGGDGGSDGSDGGSGDEWVQTDTVDMTDELVYDPPKVEVEAGTTLTFENAGSIGHTVTAYEDKIPDGASYFASGGYDSEQAAKDAYNENQGGNVPEGETYEVTLETTGTYEYYCIPHEMNGMVGEIKVI, via the coding sequence ATGACGACACGGAGAACGCTGATCCGGAGTCTGGGTGCAGTGACCGCCGTCGGCCTCGCCGGCTGTACGTCCGGCGACGGCAGCGACGGCGATACCGGCGGTGACGGTGGCGGCGGTGGTGATGGCGGCAGCGACGGCAGCGACGGCGGTAGCGGCGACGAGTGGGTGCAGACGGACACCGTCGACATGACCGACGAGCTGGTCTACGACCCGCCGAAGGTCGAGGTCGAGGCCGGCACGACGCTCACGTTCGAGAACGCCGGCAGTATCGGCCACACCGTGACCGCCTACGAGGACAAGATCCCCGACGGGGCGTCGTACTTCGCGTCGGGGGGCTACGACTCCGAGCAGGCCGCCAAGGACGCGTACAACGAGAACCAGGGCGGCAACGTCCCCGAGGGCGAGACCTACGAGGTCACGCTGGAGACGACCGGGACGTACGAGTACTACTGCATCCCGCACGAGATGAACGGGATGGTCGGCGAGATCAAGGTGATCTGA